Proteins encoded by one window of Portunus trituberculatus isolate SZX2019 chromosome 27, ASM1759143v1, whole genome shotgun sequence:
- the LOC123509438 gene encoding formin-like protein 20 yields the protein MWTPTECHGLLACLPACLPVVPASAGLLAPGACLCRPGTWEQTGTTALWHCSLRSLQCQRSRYGHSPCVLTLLHPCRSGDVPACEEDKERVCPAALGCSRPRPSRDPDPANTGSPQHGLKITGCAARRAEPGYLKAAASVPHPSQPAAESVAPARQPGEHGRAVVRTYPSSPRQAVRGFLCVTRAAAGHEAHHTASSLRRPLKVTLPAPWKYGDEYPRALVPLPPAPIPEYAPPHPDHGHARPHRPPSVLRHRRPRHLQDGRTAEGRLMHPQGDASPTSHHPTQPCAPPRPHATSPPLQQHPSPGQVHLGQQYARGALQLPSCSDALNVWGRISSRVSTNATEKDTAGYNSLSFTILHHIPCTPPPCPFPPLLPIPPPPATPTAKTPTPPPTQATTSACYQELFKLDGMQWWELFKGSTYT from the exons ATGTGGACACCTACAGAATGTCATGGCctgcttgcctgtctgcctgcctgcttgcccgTGGTGCCTGCCTCTGCCGGCCTGCTTGCCCCTGGTGCCTGCCTCTGCCGGCCTGGCACTTGGGAACAGActg GCACTACGGCACTATGGCACTGTTCCCTACGTTCCCTTCAGTGCCAGAGGAGCAGATACGGTCACTCCCCTTGTGTCCTGACCCTCCTTCACCCCTGTCGCAGTGGAGATGTCCCCGCGtgtgaagaagataaggagcGGG tctgtcctgcCGCCCTTGGGTGTTCCCGGCCCCGCCCCTCGCGTGACCCTGACCCAGCAAACACAGGGTCACCCCAACACGGCCTGAAGATCACTGG CTGCGCCGCGAGGAGAGCTGAGCCTGGGTATCTGAAGGCCGCCGCCAGTGTGCCGCATCCCAGCCAACCTGCAGCAGAAAGTGTCGCCCCGGCACGCCAGCCTGGAGAGCACGGGAGGGCAGTTGTGCGCACGTACCCAAGCAGCCCTAGACAAGCGGTACGCGGCTTCCTGTGCGTCACCAGGGCCGCTGCAGGGCACGAGGCGCACCACACAGCGTCCTCTCTCCGGCGGCCCTTGAAGGTCACGCTGCCCGCTCCGTGGAAATATGGCGACGAGTACCCCAGGGCGCTTGTCCCCCTTCCCCCGGCCCCTATCCCTGAGtacgccccgccccaccctgaCCACGGCCACGCTCGTCCCCACAGACCACCTTCAGTACTGCGTCACCGCCGACCCCGTCACCTTCAGGATGGAAGGACCGCAGAAGGACGCCTGATGCATCCCCAAGGTGATGCCTCCCCCACCTCTCACCACCCTACCCAGCCATGCgcccctccacgcccacacgccACCTCACCTCCACTGCAGCAGCATCCATCACCAGGTCAAGTCCACTTAGGGCAACAATAT gccagAGGCGCCTTACAGCTGCCTTCCTGTTCTGATGCTCTCAATGTCTGGGGAAGGATATCAAGCAGAGTATCAACAAACGCTACCGAGAAGGACACCGCAGGATACAACTCACTATCCTTCACAATCCTACACCATATCCCTTGTACCCCACCACCTTGCCCCTTCCCGCCACTCCTTCCCATCCCGCCCCCGCCAGCCACGCCAACAGCCAAGACGCCcacacccccacccacccaaGCCACCACTTCTGCATGCTACCAG
- the LOC123509684 gene encoding LOW QUALITY PROTEIN: uncharacterized protein LOC123509684 (The sequence of the model RefSeq protein was modified relative to this genomic sequence to represent the inferred CDS: inserted 2 bases in 1 codon) — protein MEANAGVDMEDYWNEVLTYRRRSSNSTCQSEEEGRSHDEEVESDENFLEGLGIPVKEDSELSEDNVTLSKFLGTLNPRQEEALKRRVRTVNATIRRKKQRQKPDIRSFFNADNSSTGTRSRSATPDSLDSVSPPRTPPDPHPKSWVDPYLSRSRGSLDSGNHSLVTSPSIPGPTTFLPETHRHPHTHVPRPHVVAGRRHXLPSDTPSRNQWIDDPAPHLYRAPSLDTLPKVAPGITKGKELRRQRSYARDLARDVKNFHSSKQGAYEFFPKASGDDHEVQVLNYRYFGSVYIPHARCKEKEKRPPLEPRQRQDTEAVTDTRRASSGDIRKSLSVYHPREALREERENRPLREDRENRQRSTSSADLGFRVGKQDPEEEFPDLVLEPGRCGQTRVDWLDEADLQRLNSLALLELDILFTEHHIHHRWRKVKKRKHSKEESGVFAAALESLLQRDRTFLPESPLEASVPLVFYKMAWQLERHGLHQEGIMRVPGHRSQTEQLRRTLDSHFYSDPATADSALRNATPNDIAALIKTFLRELPEPLLTHAYTPAFYKCHRIPDIGERVLALTMLVLLLPTPHRDTLYALLDLCARVVTYQATNKMSLYNVAMIVAPNIFLPPSPRHKLNLRSEDKEQQLNHEMTYASITTQLTQMLIKYRDVLWTVPHRLVAQVRRQYQAEALKLLNTTPMRRLLSRKSKETIQRPIENEVDYQEGILRVSAPQFNKINYPVKLNSRMTAGDLLTKFIEELTLLPENPRRVEGRREQQYKRSSVGGVSGSPPSGNAPPPRHLPPSTPSSQYLACLLSGSLKNALQQHALHEQGGNIGNRRLDPNAKLLAVYQDNPNAEFTVKCHHLGGQSSRRNS, from the exons aTGGAGGCAAACGCAGGGGTGGATATGGAAGATTACTGGAATGAGGTGCTTACTTATCGCCGTCGCTCATCCAACTCCACGTGTCagtcggaggaggagggacgaagCCATGACg AAGAGGTGGAGTCTGACGAGAATTTCCTGGAGGGTCTGGGCATCCCCGTCAAGGAAGACTCGGAACTCTCAGAGGACAACGTGACTCTCAGCAAGTTCCTGGGCACCTTGAACCCCCGTCAG GAGGAGGCCCTGAAGCGGCGTGTGCGGACTGTCAACGCCACCATCAGGAGAAAGAAGCAGCGTCAGAAGCCAGACATCAGGAGCTTCTTCAACGCTGAC AACTCCAGCACAGGCACACGCAGCCGCAGCGCCACTCCTGACTCCCTTGACTCCGTGTCGCCGCCAAGGACCCCACCAGACCCACATCCGAAGTCATGGGTGGACCCTTACCTCAGTCGCTCCAGGGGCTCCCTCGACTCCGGCAACCACTCCCTCGTCACCTCCCCCTCCATCCCAGGCCCCACCACCTTCCTGCCGGAGACACAccgccacccacacacccacgtcCCCAGGCCCCATGTTGTCGCCGGCAGGAGACA ACTCCCCAGTGATACACCCTccag gAACCAATGGATTGACGACCCCGCCCCACACTTGTACCGCGCTCCGTCCCTCGACACACTGCCCAAGGTCGCTCCGGGGATCACCAAGGGCAAGGAGCTGCGGCGCCAGAGGTCTTACGCCAGGGATCTCGCCAGGGACGTCAAGAACTTTCACTCATCAAAGCAAGGCGCCTATGAATTCTTCCCAAAGGCCTCCGGAGATgaccacg AGGTGCAGGTGCTCAACTACCGCTACTTCGGCTCTGTTTACATCCCCCATGCCCGctgcaaggagaaggagaagcgcCCGCCCCTCGAGCCCCGCCAGCGCCAGGATACTGAGGCCGTCACG GACACCAGGCGAGCCTCTAGCGGTGACATACGGAAGTCCCTCTCAGTGTACCATCCGAGGGAGGcgctgagggaggagagggagaaccGGCCGCTGCGGGAGGACAGGGAGAACAGACAGCGCTCCACCTCCTCTGCAGACCTTGGATTTAGAGTCGGGAAGCAAGACCCGGAGGAGGAATTTCCG GATCTGGTGCTGGAGCCGGGGCGGTGCGGCCAGACGCGGGTAGACTGGCTGGATGAGGCGGACCTACAGAGGCTCAACTCCCTTGCCCTTCTGGAGCTGGACATCCTCTTCACCGAGCACCACATTCACCACCGCTGGAGGAAGGTCAAGAAGAGGAAACACTccaaggaag AGAGCGGGGTGTTCGCGGCGGCCCTGGAGAGTCTGCTGCAGCGGGACAGGACCTTCTTGCCGGAGTCCCCCCTCGAGGCCAGCGTGCCGCTCGTTTTCTATAAG ATGGCGTGGCAGCTGGAGAGACACGGGCTGCACCAGGAAGGCATCATGCGAGTGCCGGGACACAG GTCACAAACGGAACAGCTACGTCGCACTCTGGACTCACACTTCTACAGCGATCCTGCCACTGCCGACTCAGCCCTCAGGAACGCCACACCAAATGATATCGCTGCCCTTATCAAGACCTTCCTTAGAGAGCTGCCAGAGCCTCTCCTCACCCACGCCTACACGCCGGCCTTCTACAAGTGCCACC GCATCCCAGACATTGGTGAGCGTGTCCTGGCCCTCAcaatgctggtgctgctgctgcccacaCCCCACCGAGACACCCTGTACGCCCTCCTGGACCTGTGTGCAAGGGTGGTCACTTACCAGGCCACCAACAAGATGTCCTTGTACAATGTGGCAATGATCGTGGCGCCCAACATCTTTCTGCCTCCCAGCCCTCGTCACAAGCTCAACCTGCGCTCTGAGGACAAGGAACAGCAGCTTAACCATGAG ATGACGTATGCAAGCATCACCACACAGCTGACTCAAATGCTCATCAAATACCGTGACGTGCTGTGGACGGTGCCACACAGACTGGTGGCTCAAGTGCGGCGCCAGTACCAAGCTGAGGCCCTCAAGCTGCTCAACACCACACCT ATGCGTCGGCTGCTGTCCCGCAAGAGTAAGGAGACCATTCAGCGGCCAATTGAGAATGAGGTGGACTACCAGGAGGGAATCTTGAGGGTGTCAGCGCCACAGTTCAACAAGATCAACTACCCGGTGAAGCTGAACTCTCGTATGACGGCAGGTGACCTCCTGACCAA GTTTATCGAGGAGCTCACACTGCTGCCAGAGAACCCTCGTCGTGTGGAGGGGCGGAGGGAGCAGCAGTACAAGCGATCCAGTGTGGGTGGAGTCAGTGGTTCACCTCCATCTGGCAATGCTCCACCTCCCCGCCACCTcccaccctccactccctcctcccagtACCTTGCCTGTCTCCTCAGTGGCTCACTCAAGAATGCTCTCCAGCAGCACGCACTACACGAGCAGGGAGGAAATATCG GTAACCGCCGCCTGGACCCCAATGCCAAGCTTCTCGCAGTATACCAGGACAACCCCAATGCAGAATTCACAGTCAAGTGCCACCACCTTGGAGGGCAGAGCTCAAGGAGGAATTCATAG